A genomic segment from Actinomadura hallensis encodes:
- a CDS encoding TlyA family RNA methyltransferase, producing MSRRRLDAELVRRGLARSREHAGRLIADGRVRVGGRTAAKAATQVEAGAAIVVADAESGPEYVSRGGHKLAGALKAFGGPPVKGRVCLDAGASTGGFTDVLLREGAERVYAVDVGYGQIAWSLRTDERVTVMERVNVRELTPEMLDGPPPELIVGDLSFISLRLVLGPLRLCAAPGADFAVMVKPQFEVGKDRVGAGGVVRDPELRAGAVRDVAEHAAALGLGVRGVTASPLPGPSGNVEYFLWLREGAPRLDPAALAAAVAEGPQ from the coding sequence ATGAGCAGGCGGCGCCTGGACGCCGAACTGGTGCGGCGCGGCCTGGCGCGGTCGCGGGAGCACGCCGGGCGGCTGATCGCCGACGGCCGGGTGCGGGTCGGCGGGCGCACCGCGGCCAAGGCGGCGACGCAGGTCGAGGCCGGCGCCGCGATCGTGGTCGCCGACGCCGAGAGCGGCCCCGAGTACGTCTCCCGCGGCGGCCACAAGCTGGCGGGCGCGCTGAAGGCGTTCGGCGGACCCCCCGTGAAGGGCCGCGTCTGCCTGGACGCGGGCGCCTCCACCGGCGGGTTCACCGACGTCCTGCTGCGGGAGGGCGCCGAACGCGTGTACGCGGTCGACGTCGGGTACGGGCAGATCGCCTGGTCGCTGCGGACCGACGAGCGGGTCACCGTCATGGAGCGGGTGAACGTCCGCGAGCTGACGCCGGAGATGCTCGACGGCCCGCCCCCGGAACTGATCGTCGGCGACCTGTCGTTCATCTCGCTGAGGCTGGTCCTCGGTCCGCTGCGCTTGTGCGCGGCGCCCGGCGCCGACTTCGCGGTCATGGTGAAGCCGCAGTTCGAGGTCGGCAAGGACAGGGTCGGCGCGGGCGGCGTCGTCCGCGACCCGGAGCTGCGCGCCGGCGCGGTCCGGGACGTGGCCGAGCACGCCGCCGCGCTGGGCCTCGGGGTCCGCGGGGTGACCGCGAGCCCGCTTCCGGGCCCCTCGGGCAACGTGGAGTACTTCCTGTGGCTGCGGGAAGGGGCCCCGCGGCTCGACCCGGCCGCACTCGCCGCCGCCGTCGCGGAGGGCCCGCAGTGA
- a CDS encoding SCP2 sterol-binding domain-containing protein: MANEEDCRAALGRVAARLEEVDADRFAEHVVERTISCVIPDLGLAFRTRLHAGGLDPFEPDDDPKAAQVRLTVDSDDLVAMAHDELNPAKAWAAGRVKIEASIFDLLRLRKLL; this comes from the coding sequence ATGGCGAACGAGGAGGACTGCCGGGCGGCGCTCGGCCGTGTCGCGGCGCGCCTGGAGGAGGTGGACGCCGACCGGTTCGCCGAGCACGTGGTCGAGCGGACGATCAGCTGCGTGATCCCGGACCTCGGGCTGGCGTTCCGGACGCGGCTGCACGCGGGCGGGCTCGACCCGTTCGAGCCCGACGACGACCCGAAGGCGGCGCAGGTCCGGCTGACGGTCGACAGCGACGACCTCGTCGCGATGGCGCACGACGAGCTGAACCCGGCCAAGGCGTGGGCGGCCGGCCGCGTCAAGATCGAGGCGAGCATCTTCGACCTGCTCCGCCTGCGCAAACTCCTCTGA
- a CDS encoding HAD-IIA family hydrolase encodes MKGSDRPLSEAYDVALLDLDGVVYVGSRPVPAAAESLAKARAAGQRLAFVTNNASRTPSAVAALLTDVGVPAEADDVVTSAQAAARLLAERLPAGSEVLVVGGMGLRHAVRAHGLRPVSTAAGRPAAVVQGYHPGLGYGLLAEGAKAVAMGALFVGSNGDLTIPGGDGPPQPGNGALLRVISAATGVEPIVTGKPERPLHQESILRTGARRPLVVGDRLDTDIEGANNGNADSLLVFTGVTDPLQALTAPPHRRPTYLAPDLTGLLVPHPEVVRDGGGHRCGGWTARRDGGTFTLEGTGDPYDGLRALAAAAWETATPPPAESLAGALEGLRL; translated from the coding sequence ATGAAAGGCAGCGACCGCCCCCTGAGCGAGGCGTACGACGTCGCCCTGCTCGACCTCGACGGAGTCGTCTACGTCGGCTCCAGGCCGGTCCCCGCGGCGGCGGAGTCGCTGGCCAAGGCCCGCGCGGCGGGGCAGCGGCTGGCGTTCGTGACCAACAACGCCTCGCGGACGCCGTCGGCGGTCGCGGCGCTGCTCACCGACGTGGGCGTCCCCGCGGAGGCGGACGACGTGGTCACCTCCGCGCAGGCGGCGGCGCGCCTGCTCGCCGAGCGCCTGCCCGCCGGTTCGGAGGTCCTCGTCGTCGGCGGCATGGGCCTGCGCCACGCCGTCCGCGCGCACGGGCTGCGCCCGGTGTCGACGGCGGCGGGGCGGCCCGCCGCCGTCGTGCAGGGCTACCATCCCGGCCTCGGCTACGGGCTCCTGGCCGAAGGCGCGAAGGCCGTCGCCATGGGCGCCCTGTTCGTCGGCTCCAACGGCGACCTGACCATCCCCGGCGGGGACGGGCCGCCGCAGCCGGGAAACGGCGCCCTGCTCCGCGTGATCAGCGCCGCGACCGGGGTCGAGCCGATCGTCACCGGCAAGCCGGAGCGGCCGCTGCACCAGGAGTCCATCCTGCGCACCGGCGCCCGCCGCCCCCTCGTGGTCGGCGACCGGCTCGACACCGACATCGAGGGCGCCAACAACGGGAACGCCGACAGCCTCCTCGTCTTCACGGGCGTCACCGACCCGCTGCAGGCCCTCACCGCCCCGCCGCACCGGCGGCCCACCTACCTCGCGCCCGACCTGACCGGCCTCCTCGTCCCGCACCCGGAGGTCGTCCGCGACGGCGGCGGCCACCGCTGCGGGGGCTGGACGGCGCGCCGCGACGGCGGGACGTTCACGCTCGAGGGCACCGGCGACCCCTACGACGGCCTCCGCGCGCTCGCCGCCGCCGCGTGGGAGACCGCGACGCCGCCCCCCGCGGAGTCCCTCGCCGGGGCGCTGGAGGGTCTCCGGCTGTGA
- a CDS encoding tetratricopeptide repeat protein, with translation MSSEGFARPGDSPGEDPRGGAAPEGGVYEWYTRGLELLRSGSAAAALQLLTRAAEAEPSSHSIREALARAQFGARQFSAAAESFGSIVEEEPAEDYARFGLGLSLSRLGDFEGAARHLALAAAMRPDNEDYAKALRHARATLKYRR, from the coding sequence ATGAGTAGTGAAGGATTCGCGCGCCCGGGGGATTCCCCGGGGGAGGATCCCCGCGGGGGCGCCGCTCCGGAGGGCGGCGTCTACGAGTGGTACACCCGCGGTCTGGAACTGCTGCGCTCGGGCAGCGCCGCAGCCGCGCTGCAGCTGCTGACGAGGGCCGCCGAGGCCGAGCCGTCCTCGCACAGCATCCGCGAGGCCCTCGCCCGCGCCCAGTTCGGGGCGCGCCAGTTCAGCGCCGCGGCGGAGAGCTTCGGCTCGATCGTCGAGGAGGAGCCCGCCGAGGACTACGCGCGGTTCGGGCTGGGCCTGTCGCTCAGCCGCCTCGGCGACTTCGAGGGGGCCGCCCGGCACCTGGCGCTCGCGGCCGCCATGCGTCCCGACAACGAGGACTACGCGAAGGCGCTGCGGCACGCAAGGGCCACGCTGAAGTACCGCCGCTGA
- a CDS encoding DUF1015 family protein, protein MPGVDDDLPAGLPPEEFSARIFGTSEPRTGRGLELSPFRGVRFVPEVAGDPAEVTTPPYDLIDEAAALRLLAGGGYNIVRLNLPRAAGESYHAAGERLRRWLDEGALTVDPEPALYVYEASRDGAVLQRGLIGAVGLRAESEKVVLPHEDVFPGPVRDRLALMTAANANLEPIFLLYEGGGDAARIVDDAAGGEPLLDFRADDGLTHRLWRIIDPALHARVAADIHDKQALIADGHHRYATYRALQARHHAAGDGPGPWDAGLALLVDSTRYPPHLGAIHRVLPGLKPEDAAERARKVLRVTEYRDEAAALDAHASASGPAFLLGGGDSLHLLTDPDADALSRCMPAGHSARWRRLDTAVLDHLLIGGVWDVPENETAIEVVHDDPSAAIARARRSGGTAVVLNPLRVEDVLAVAGHGERVPRKSTSFGPKPRTGLVLRLLRPDDR, encoded by the coding sequence ATTCCCGGCGTGGACGACGACCTCCCCGCAGGTCTTCCGCCGGAGGAGTTCAGCGCGCGGATCTTCGGGACGTCGGAGCCGCGGACGGGCCGCGGCCTCGAGCTGTCCCCCTTCCGCGGCGTCCGGTTCGTCCCGGAGGTCGCCGGCGACCCGGCGGAGGTCACGACGCCCCCGTACGACCTGATCGACGAGGCGGCGGCCCTGCGGCTGCTGGCGGGGGGCGGGTACAACATCGTCCGCCTCAACCTGCCGCGCGCCGCCGGGGAGAGCTATCACGCGGCGGGCGAGAGGCTCCGCCGCTGGCTGGACGAGGGCGCCCTCACCGTCGACCCCGAGCCCGCCCTGTACGTCTACGAGGCGTCCCGGGACGGGGCCGTCCTGCAGCGAGGGCTGATCGGCGCGGTGGGGCTGCGCGCCGAGTCGGAGAAGGTCGTGCTGCCGCACGAGGACGTCTTCCCGGGCCCGGTTCGCGACCGGCTGGCCCTGATGACGGCCGCGAACGCCAACCTTGAGCCGATCTTCCTGCTGTACGAGGGCGGCGGCGACGCCGCCCGCATCGTCGACGACGCGGCCGGCGGGGAACCCCTGCTCGACTTCCGCGCGGACGACGGGCTCACCCACCGGCTGTGGCGCATCATCGACCCCGCGCTGCACGCCCGCGTGGCCGCCGACATCCACGACAAGCAGGCGCTCATCGCCGACGGTCATCACCGCTACGCCACCTACCGCGCCCTCCAGGCACGGCACCACGCCGCCGGCGACGGGCCCGGCCCCTGGGACGCGGGGCTCGCCCTCCTGGTGGACTCCACGCGCTACCCGCCTCACCTGGGCGCGATCCATCGCGTCCTGCCCGGTCTCAAGCCCGAGGACGCCGCCGAGCGGGCCCGCAAGGTCCTCCGCGTCACCGAGTACCGGGACGAGGCCGCGGCGCTCGACGCGCACGCGAGCGCATCGGGTCCCGCGTTCCTTCTCGGCGGGGGCGACTCGCTTCATCTCCTCACCGACCCCGACGCCGACGCGCTGAGCCGCTGCATGCCCGCCGGGCACTCCGCACGGTGGCGGCGGCTCGACACCGCCGTCCTCGACCATCTGCTCATCGGCGGCGTGTGGGACGTTCCCGAGAACGAGACCGCCATCGAGGTCGTCCACGACGACCCGTCCGCCGCCATCGCGCGGGCCAGGCGCAGCGGCGGGACCGCGGTCGTCCTGAACCCGCTGAGGGTCGAGGACGTCCTGGCGGTGGCGGGTCACGGCGAGCGGGTCCCCCGCAAGTCGACCTCGTTCGGCCCCAAACCCCGCACCGGCCTCGTCCTGCGCCTGCTCCGCCCCGACGACCGCTGA
- a CDS encoding MBL fold metallo-hydrolase: MDTTTTITPLGGDVYEIDTRMAGYSGITAGYLILSDRPCLVEPGTSGSAPIVQAALRELGVGPDDLATVVVTHIHLDHAGGVGDIARMYPQAEVVVHEKGARHLADPSRLMRSARMVYGDALDTLFGELKPTDAARIRAVEDTGAVDLGGGRRLESHYSPGHAKHHVGLIDSQTGDLYVGDAAGIYIPETGDVKPATPPPDFDLDTALASIGTFRSLGPQRLLFAHYGPVTDVDDTLERSAEELRVWVDAVSDAKDQGLDLDHAVAMVVDRTKDRYAITADDVDPELAAKYEVLNSVEGNVAGIMHSLNGKSA, from the coding sequence ATGGACACCACGACCACGATCACCCCTCTCGGCGGAGACGTCTACGAGATCGACACCCGGATGGCCGGGTACAGCGGCATCACCGCCGGTTACCTGATCCTGTCCGACCGGCCGTGCCTGGTGGAGCCGGGGACGTCCGGCTCCGCGCCCATCGTGCAGGCGGCGCTGCGGGAGCTCGGCGTCGGCCCCGACGACCTCGCCACCGTGGTGGTCACGCACATCCACCTCGACCACGCGGGCGGCGTCGGCGACATCGCCCGCATGTATCCGCAGGCGGAGGTCGTCGTCCACGAGAAGGGCGCCCGGCACCTGGCCGACCCGTCGCGGCTGATGCGCAGCGCCCGCATGGTGTACGGGGACGCCCTCGACACGCTGTTCGGCGAGCTGAAGCCGACGGACGCGGCGCGCATCCGGGCCGTCGAGGACACCGGCGCAGTCGACCTGGGCGGCGGGCGGCGCCTGGAGTCGCACTACTCCCCCGGCCACGCCAAGCACCACGTCGGGCTGATCGACTCCCAGACCGGCGACCTCTACGTCGGGGACGCCGCCGGGATCTACATCCCCGAGACGGGCGACGTGAAGCCCGCCACGCCCCCGCCGGACTTCGACCTCGACACCGCTCTCGCGTCGATCGGCACGTTCCGGTCGCTGGGTCCGCAGCGGCTGCTGTTCGCGCACTACGGGCCCGTGACCGACGTCGACGACACCCTCGAACGGTCGGCGGAGGAACTGCGGGTCTGGGTGGACGCCGTCAGCGACGCCAAGGACCAGGGCCTCGACCTCGACCACGCCGTCGCGATGGTCGTGGACCGCACCAAGGACCGCTACGCCATCACGGCCGACGACGTCGACCCGGAACTCGCCGCCAAGTACGAGGTGCTCAACAGCGTCGAGGGCAACGTCGCCGGCATCATGCACTCCCTGAACGGGAAGAGCGCCTGA